One Burkholderiales bacterium genomic region harbors:
- the ampD gene encoding 1,6-anhydro-N-acetylmuramyl-L-alanine amidase AmpD, whose protein sequence is MNQSSSIDVNGLLSAASFIASPNFDERPAHSSVQLLVIHNISLPPGEFGGDGIIELFTNRLDPAAHPYYRSIAHVRVSAHFLIRRNGEIIQFVSCDKRAWHAGISSWCGHERCNDFSIGVELEGCDSIPFTDCQYEGLATLTRTLRATYPISDIKGHSDIAPGRKTDPGPCFDWQRYRAALAVS, encoded by the coding sequence GTGAATCAATCGTCGTCCATCGATGTAAATGGCCTTCTTTCCGCAGCCAGTTTCATCGCCTCGCCGAATTTTGATGAGCGTCCAGCGCATTCCAGCGTTCAATTACTCGTCATTCACAACATCAGCCTGCCGCCGGGCGAATTCGGCGGCGACGGCATTATCGAATTATTTACCAACCGTCTCGATCCTGCAGCGCATCCCTATTACCGGTCGATCGCGCATGTGCGCGTATCGGCGCATTTCCTGATTCGCCGCAACGGCGAAATCATCCAGTTCGTCTCCTGCGACAAGCGCGCCTGGCACGCAGGGATTTCCAGTTGGTGCGGGCATGAGCGCTGCAACGATTTTTCCATCGGCGTCGAGCTTGAAGGTTGCGACAGCATACCGTTCACCGATTGCCAATACGAAGGCCTGGCGACACTCACCAGGACGCTGCGCGCGACCTACCCGATTTCCGATATAAAAGGCCATTCCGATATCGCCCCGGGCCGCAAAACCGATCCGGGACCTTGCTTCGACTGGCAGCGTTACCGAGCCGCGCTCGCGGTCTCATAA